In the Plasmodium chabaudi chabaudi strain AS genome assembly, chromosome: 13 genome, one interval contains:
- a CDS encoding gamma-tubulin complex component, putative, whose product MIHEIILSLIGQTGDIIILVDKRRNKRGNENNINIDDYCFEVNNNIHIFLSSEIKIINEIVEIGYYFYILNIFCLLVKNNTVYKSLTHIHKFNKLNSNKKKNIIKEKNNDKTNNIGDCNENSSTEAASSLSPSDKSSTITEESEDTDNLSNSYKKRKYERNDEIDNYFGVILKNIKSINNVRPYGYYANGISNEINKFIKRYLKKISEIEEYINNNKNTPLTQILSMLEKKKEEIIIIINIIKKFLEFQRKEEANVLEGESRNKTKEILDYLYECCLCGNSRIKNVYHKYFKNLGKILLHQVSSWILYGQLLDPYYEFFIQKRQFIYSDDKKIFLTPEELYENLTLTNVQSLNFEWNYLFFQSVSNLPECCIDKIIGRKILFIGKSIRILIRSNKWNTNDILKLFPITKILSKAFDQTLQANYPKKNNYLGDDFMRYEDNIDSNEYENNNNAHNMNYGYDQNDISNTYNDNNYNYNNLPKGYASSISLSCTSSSDNSYECSSESGNEATCLYCKEIFDITIEKIRSIIAYKLWEYVVKDINLIKIFDLFKDIYLLNNGDFYDYFLEKSWFIMHSPPNYKNELLLKIIAWKNSTLSVEDYCKSKYENKKDKLILEKYENLLFSRNNNIGGGDSNNPSSFFNSSNFYNFDVDISENIISKYFYPRISYKKFSYDSFEREKYGNLILGGMSYIYDNKIVLNDFYKGIQELYKKKYYDYDSIYSVCINNYRQQILKGFKHGFDFSVNFNNFFDNKFINIDNVEGINGNPINSSKISNDDNFLVGCCFSLVIQSVKNPLLYKTDILNGDSGYWGSLGDCLAVEIKVKFYEDNKNKTIKSVGDINNPVLGYIEVEVSLYIGGKGISSFVHDSNSYTVDYTKESILNNKILANNINLKRKNKSNYEDIQHGEENYMKNQDGDKFKDDEDNFNIEDMDDNNNYKSKFHVLKIQTNKQIFHNIDKNSLTKFRVRINCIKHSFSVYIQKLDEYNLQMNNPKNKIKPIIHIRALDMTQAFTLDIGNGYIGFYTCPILFKHKLLKKKSKIKQWLKRFYNNTLNADSPINNYGNTNNGDDTNLFNLYNDKNTETITNEIKKINQMILYNNNNDAKHDKNNLEEIELCRPSLNTKMNKSQKKKKDNSKDLFLFSCYDCSVEIYKWFHQSYKSPIEIPEIDVDNETLIFYDKNINKNIKIHSGLNLWNNIEIHFKLTWPIALIINTNTIYTYNSIFQFLFLLGRIYYNLKILCYHNRRLYKYLNYKKGFLLFSYLFSIRYKMQFFIFHLIRYLQEDIINYEYKLMSTQIHKSKDFEYTKSIHDLYISQVATKCFLRVQDLTTPLMELIDVSFKFCYFFQCLIENELFTDILNYEMDTEMNKQKDNTKNGKNSDENGDDDKDNDLKQVVEKLLQYNDTFNQKLVRVINEMMNLSSNSNHSHLVHLLTILDFNNCITKIKESIEDKTEMNKIANTNENKNDDKEIQNGINNKLNKRDDMKIGYTDVENTNNIDNYYLNKHQPYNNNILKSMNLSINNMPQNYDEKWNIQKNEISSYSQNNILKHGEKSGLIEKNNTQIETQIGNKYHYDYYKGEGADPHSNSMTKNYIPGDAHNGQYDIHHGGTSYNNRNYKDTRINSYNALIDKYSNILSGYINKDNNDNLSKNNDENNSIYNSSKNYRNNNLNIYNSNVNLSQDNIDNNVGYNLASHGDTNIKNNFNVQKLIDNYNYNYDRSHNTDDFDRNNMGHHK is encoded by the coding sequence ATGATTCACGAAATAATCCTAAGCTTGATAGGGCAAACCGgagatataataattttagtGGACAAGCGAAGGAATAAAAGaggaaatgaaaataacataaatatagatgattattgttttgaagtaaataataacattcACATATTTTTGAGCTCagaaataaagataattaATGAAATTGTTGAAATAggttactatttttatatattaaatatattttgtttattagtCAAAAATAACACAGTTTATAAAAGCTTAACACATATACACAAatttaacaaattaaatagtaataagaaaaaaaatataataaaagaaaaaaacaatgacaaaacaaataatattggGGATTGTAATGAAAATTCAAGTACAGAAGCTGCATCATCCCTAAGTCCTTCAGATAAATCATCCACAATTACTGAAGAATCCGAGGATACTGATAATTTGAGTAACTCttataaaaaacgaaaatatgaaagaaatgatgaaatagACAATTATTTTGGagttattttaaaaaatataaaaagtataaataatgtgCGCCCTTATGGGTATTATGCAAATGGTATAAGTAATGagataaacaaatttataaagagatatttaaaaaaaatcagtGAAATagaagaatatataaataataataaaaatacaccATTAACACAAATATTATCTAtgttagaaaaaaaaaaagaagaaataattataataataaatataataaaaaagtttttaGAATTCCAAAGAAAAGAAGAGGCAAATGTATTAGAAGGGGAGAGTCGAAATAAGACAAAAGAAATTTTAGATTATTTGTATGAATGCTGTTTATGTGGAAATtcaagaattaaaaatgtttatcataaatattttaaaaatttaggaaaaatattgttacACCAAGTATCTTCATGGATACTTTATGGTCAATTATTAGATCCatattatgaattttttattcagaAAAGGCAATTCATTTATTctgatgataaaaaaatatttttaacaccagaagaattatatgaaaactTAACATTAACCAATGTCCAAAGTTTGAATTTCGAAtggaattatttatttttccaatCTGTCTCAAATTTACCTGAATGCTGTATAGACAAAATAATTggtagaaaaatattatttataggaAAATCTATTCGTATATTAATTAGAAGCAATAAATGGAATACCAATGATATCTTAAAATTGTTTCCCATTACTAAGATATTATCAAAAGCTTTTGATCAAACGCTACAGGCAAATtatccaaaaaaaaataattatttgggGGATGATTTTATGAGATATGAGGACAATATAGATAGCaatgaatatgaaaataataacaatgcccataatatgaattatgGATATGACCAAAACGATATTAGcaatacatataatgataataattataactataataatttgcCGAAGGGGTATGCTAGTTCCATTAGCCTTTCGTGCACGAGCAGTTCTGATAATTCATATGAATGTTCATCTGAATCAGGAAATGAAGCAACATGCTTATATTGCAAAGAGATATTTGATATTACTATTGAGAAGATTAGAAGCATAATAGCTTATAAATTATGGGAATATGTTGTTAAAgacataaatttaattaaaatatttgactTATTTAAagacatatatttattaaataatggcgatttttatgattattttttagaaaaatctTGGTTTATTATGCATAGTCCCCccaattataaaaatgaattgcttctaaaaattatagCTTGGAAAAATTCTACATTATCTGTGGAAGATTATTgtaaatcaaaatatgaaaataaaaaagacaaattaattttagagaaatatgaaaatttgtTGTTTTCAAGAAATAACAATATTGGTGGTGGTGATAGTAATAATCCATCCAGTTTTTTCAATAGCTCGAATttctataattttgatGTAGATATTtcagaaaatataatatctaaatatttttatcctAGAATatcttataaaaaattttcatacgACTCGTTTGAAAGGGAAAAATATGGCAACCTGATATTAGGGGGTAtgagttatatatatgataataaaatcgttttaaatgatttttACAAAGGTATAcaagaattatataaaaaaaaatattatgactATGATAGCATTTATAGTGTATGCATTAATAACTACAGACAACAAATTTTGAAAGGATTTAAGCATGGTTTTGATTTTTctgttaattttaataatttttttgataataaatttataaatattgataATGTTGAGGGAATAAACGGCAACCCGATTAATTCAAGTAAAATATCAAATGATGACAATTTCCTTGTAGGATGTTGTTTTTCATTAGTTATTCAATCAGTTAAAAATCCATTGCTTTATAAAActgatatattaaatggtGATTCAGGATATTGGGGGTCTTTAGGAGATTGTTTAGCTGttgaaataaaagtaaaattttatgaagataacaaaaataagaCAATAAAAAGTGTAGGcgatataaataatccaGTTTTAGGATATATAGAAGTAGAAGtgtcattatatataggaGGAAAAGGtatttcatcatttgtGCATGACAGTAATAGTTACACAGTTGATTATACTAAAGAGtctattttaaataataaaattttagcgaataatataaatttgaaaagaaaaaataaaagcaaTTATGAAGATATCCAACATGGTGAGGAAAACTATATGAAAAATCAAGATGGtgataaatttaaagatgatgaagataattttaatattgaaGATAtggatgataataataattataaatcaaaatttcatgtattaaaaattcaaacTAATAAACAgatatttcataatatagACAAAAATAGTTTGACAAAGTTTCGTGTAAGaataaattgtataaaGCATTCTTTTAGtgtttatatacaaaaattagatgaatataatttacaaatgaataatccgaaaaataaaataaagccaattattcatataaggGCTTTAGACATGACTCAAGCCTTTACACTGGATATTGGAAATGGGTATATAGGTTTTTATACATGCCcgatattatttaaacataaattacttaaaaagaaaagcaAAATAAAGCAGTGGCTCAAGCGTTTTTACAACAATACACTAAATGCAGATTCGcctattaataattatggtAATACCAATAATGGGGACGAtactaatttatttaaccTATACAATGATAAGAATACAGAAACAATAACCAATgagattaaaaaaataaaccaaatgattttatataacaataataatgatgctaagcatgataaaaataacctTGAGGAAATTGAACTATGTAGGCCGAGTTTGAACactaaaatgaataaatcgcaaaaaaaaaagaaagataATTCTaaagatttatttttattcagtTGCTATGACTGTTCggtagaaatatataaatggttTCATCAGTCTTATAAATCTCCTATTGAAATTCCTGAAATTGATGTAGATAATGAaacattaatattttatgacaaaaatataaacaagaatataaaaatccaCAGTGGTTTGAATTTGTGgaataatatagaaattcattttaaattaacaTGGCCGATTGCTTTAATTATCAATACGAatacaatatatacttataattccattttccaatttttatttcttttaggaagaatatattataacttaaaaattttgtgtTATCATAATAGGcgtttatataaatacttaaattataaaaaaggctttttactattttcatatttgttTTCTATTCGATATAAAatgcaattttttatctttcaTTTAATTAGATATTTACAAGaagatattattaattacgaatataaattaatgtCTACACAAATTCATAAATCCAAAGATTTTGAATATACAAAATCGATACATGATTTATACATTTCCCAAGTTGCCACAAAATGTTTTTTGCGTGTTCAAGATTTAACAACCCCTTTAATGGAGCTAATAGATGTATcctttaaattttgttatttttttcaatgtCTAATAGAAAACGAGTTATTTActgatattttaaattatgaaatgGATACCGAAATGAATAAGCAAAAagataatacaaaaaatggaaaaaattcTGATGAAAATGGTGATGATGACAAAGATAATGATTTGAAGCAAGTTGTTGAAAAATTGTTACAGTATAATGACACATTTAATCAAAAACTTGTTCGTgttataaatgaaatgatGAACTTAAGTTCGAACAGTAATCATTCGCATCTTGTTCATTTGCTGACAATATTAGATTTTAACAATTgcataacaaaaataaaagagtCAATAGAAGACAAAAcagaaatgaataaaattgcaaatactaatgaaaataaaaatgatgataaagaGATACAAAATGGTATTAATAATAAGCTTAACAAACGAGATGATATGAAGATAGGATATACCGATGTGGAAAATACAAACAATAttgataattattatttaaataagcaTCAACcttacaataataatattttaaaaagtatgAACTTATCAATTAATAACATGCCTcaaaattatgatgaaaaatggaatatccagaaaaatgaaataagtTCATACTCTCAAAATAACATATTAAAACACGGAGAAAAATCAGGcttaatagaaaaaaataacacaCAAATCGAAACTCAAATTGGAAACAAATACCACTATGATTATTACAAGGGTGAAGGTGCTGATCCTCATAGCAATAGCATGACTAAAAATTACATACCTGGAGACGCACATAATGGTCAATATGATATCCATCATGGGGGTACATCCTATAACAATAGGAATTACAAAGATACTAGAATCAACAGCTATAATGCATTAattgataaatattcaaatatattaagcggctatattaataaagaCAATAATGACAATCTCAGTAAAAacaatgatgaaaataatagtatttACAATTCtagtaaaaattataggaataataatttaaatatttacaattcAAATGTTAACCTAAGCCAAGACAATATCGATAATAATGTAGGATACAATTTGGCGTCTCATGGtgatacaaatataaaaaataattttaacgttcaaaaattaatagataattataattacaaTTATGATAGATCACATAATACCGATGACTTTGATAGAAATAATATGGGCCATCACAAATAG
- a CDS encoding dephospho-CoA kinase, putative, which yields MFLPFFLGRCILCFLALASIPIGFINRKNKFKKIENYKYIIISSVVVNSFLIYYNKYLGLFAIFNFFLGNYLCLIGITGGIAVGKSTFCNFLKKKNVVVINADEITSQIYKKGSTCYKKIVKHFGEEILNNDKSINRILLRKIVFNNEENVKYINKITHTYIIIQIIKECLKYKFLYLKYNVAIEAPLLIETKLYLLTSPIILLKSSIKNQIKRILSRDKNCTYDTAMGIIKNQLPTDEKIKFSDIIINNDDDLIDLEMKCDVVYNKYLKSFFF from the exons atgtttttaccattttttttgggcAGATGTATTTTATGCTTCCTGGCTTTAGCCTCAATTCCTATTGGGTTTATAAATAGAAAGAATAAATTTAagaaaattgaaaattataaatatataatcatcAGCTCGGTAGTGGTGAACAGTTTTTTAATCTATTACAATAAGTATTTGGGGCTGTTTGcgatatttaatttttttttggggAATTATTTATGCTTAATTGGAATTACAGGAGGCATAGCTGTGGGTAAGTCTacattttgtaattttttgaaaaaaaaaaatgttgttGTTATTAATGCGGATGAGATAACAAgccaaatatataaaaagggATCAacatgttataaaaaaattgtaaaacaTTTTGGCGAAGAGATCcttaataatgataaaagtATTAATAGAATTTTGTTAAGAAAAATCGTTTTCAacaatgaagaaaatgttaaatatataaacaaaataacacacacatatattataatacagATCATTAAAGAATGTTTGAAATATAAgtttctatatttaaaatataatgtagCAATTGAAGCTCCTTTATTAATTGAAACGAAACTATATCTATTAACAAGCCCTATTATCCTTTTAAAATCATCTATAAAGAATCAAATAAAGCGTATATTGTCGAGAGATAAAAATTGCACATACGATACAGCCATGGGTATAATTAA aaacCAATTGCCAACCGATGAAAAGATAAAGTTTTCggatattataataaacaatGATGACGATTTAATAGACTTGGAAATGAAGTGCGATGTAGTttataacaaatatttaaaaagttttttcttttaa
- a CDS encoding pre-mRNA-splicing factor CWC24, putative, translating to MFKKRTISNIKNKKKIEDIKEDKEDNENDDTFKNTDEKDTVNKLWNVKEKGDDDDDDAVCKYIFKKKLKKIDEENKLNLKKKSHKLIIQSKSENHKEPNENAEDKVYKGEFSESKNYGSYEIDADWKNDHRAIMERNIKIGEEILKGNLKENIYRGKDAHEKALMIKKDSLAKNKYTGLYGPVRNSGANVRVTLRIDYEPCICKDYKETGYCGFGDTCIYLHDRSDYKSGWKIEQEYEEKRKRNEALRKEKLEKWNQKMLKKLKEKEEKVNNNDAENGDNENNSDDKSSNELSVNSMSEDENSSNASSSDDENNLPFACIKCKQKWKLEMNPSVTECSHYFCEKCFMEMFQKNKKCFKCGLQLSGIMNAAHNIIDILNKKNTSK from the coding sequence ATGTTTAAAAAGAGAACTATaagtaatataaaaaataagaagaAAATCGAAGACATCAAAGAGGATAAGgaagataatgaaaatgatgacacatttaaaaatactgATGAAAAGGATACAGTTAATAAACTATGGAATGTAAAAGAGAAAGGAGATGATGATGACGATGATGCtgtttgtaaatatatatttaaaaagaaattaaaaaaaatagatgaagaaaataaacttaatttaaaaaaaaaatcacatAAATTAATCATCCAATCGAAAAGTGAAAATCATAAAGAACCAAATGAAAATGCTGAAGATAAAGTATATAAAGGTGAATTCAGTGAATCTAAAAATTATGGTTCTTATGAAATCGATGCAGATTGGAAAAATGATCATAGAGCTATAATGGAacgaaatattaaaatcggagaagaaatattaaaaggtAATCTAAAAGAGAATATTTATAGAGGAAAAGATGCGCATGAAAAGGCattgatgataaaaaaagatagtTTAGCaaagaataaatatacaggGTTATATGGGCCAGTTCGAAATAGTGGAGCAAATGTAAGAGTTACTTTAAGAATAGATTATGAACCTTGTATATGTAAGGATTATAAGGAAACAGGATATTGTGGTTTTGGAGacacatgcatatatttgcaTGACAGAAGTGACTATAAAAGCGGTTGGAAAATTGAACAGgaatatgaagaaaaacGAAAACGAAATGAAGCTttaagaaaagaaaaattggaaaagtggaatcaaaaaatgttaaaaaaattaaaagaaaaagaagaaaaagtaAACAATAACGATGCTGAAAATGgtgataatgaaaataatagtgaTGATAAATCTTCAAATGAATTATCCGTAAATTCGATGTCAGAAGATGAAAATTCGTCTAATGCAAGCTCAAGcgatgatgaaaataatttgccATTTGCTTGTATAAAATGTAaacaaaaatggaaattgGAAATGAATCCAAGTGTTACAGAATGTTCCCATTATTTTTgtgaaaaatgttttatggAAATGTTccagaaaaataaaaaatgttttaagtGTGGATTGCAATTGAGTGGAATAATGAATGCAGCCCACAATATTattgatattttaaataaaaaaaacacttcgaaataa